In Actinomadura citrea, a single window of DNA contains:
- a CDS encoding lytic polysaccharide monooxygenase — protein MRSTRRKAAAAAAAVPAASALAVLGTATAASAHGTMSDPPSRVYVCNQEGPESPESDACKAAVAAGGTQAFYDWNEVSLLDAGGRHREIIPDGQLCSAGRAKYRGLDLRRADWPAKPMRAGRQTITYRASAPHGDSNFDFLITREGWDPTQPLRWGDLVPLAGFTHQNPSEYTDWTLEIPPRTGRHVLYSIWQRVLGSQEAFYTCSDVDFGGTGDPTPTPTPTPTPTETPPPTPAPAPTGTPGGTWKAGTSYAAGDRVTYGGATYACRQAHTAIAGWEPPATAALWQPA, from the coding sequence ATGCGATCGACCCGCAGGAAGGCCGCCGCGGCGGCGGCCGCCGTGCCGGCCGCGTCCGCGCTGGCCGTGCTCGGCACGGCCACCGCCGCGAGCGCGCACGGCACGATGTCCGACCCGCCCAGCCGCGTGTACGTGTGCAACCAGGAGGGTCCGGAGAGCCCGGAGTCGGACGCCTGCAAGGCGGCCGTCGCGGCCGGCGGCACGCAGGCCTTCTACGACTGGAACGAGGTGTCGCTGCTGGACGCGGGCGGACGGCACCGGGAGATCATCCCGGACGGGCAGCTGTGCAGTGCCGGGCGGGCCAAGTACCGGGGCCTGGACCTCCGGCGCGCGGACTGGCCCGCCAAGCCGATGAGGGCGGGCCGGCAGACCATCACCTACCGCGCGTCCGCGCCGCACGGGGACAGCAACTTCGATTTCCTCATCACCCGCGAGGGCTGGGACCCGACGCAGCCGCTGCGGTGGGGCGACCTCGTCCCGCTGGCCGGTTTCACGCACCAGAACCCGTCCGAGTACACCGACTGGACGCTGGAGATCCCGCCGCGGACGGGCCGCCACGTCCTGTACTCGATCTGGCAGCGGGTGCTGGGCAGCCAGGAGGCGTTCTACACCTGCTCCGACGTCGACTTCGGAGGGACCGGCGACCCGACGCCGACCCCCACCCCGACTCCCACGCCCACCGAGACCCCGCCCCCCACACCGGCCCCCGCACCGACCGGGACGCCGGGCGGAACGTGGAAGGCGGGGACGTCCTATGCCGCGGGCGACCGGGTGACCTATGGCGGCGCGACCTACGCGTGCCGCCAGGCGCACACGGCGATCGCCGGATGGGAGCCCCCGGCCACGGCCGCGCTCTGGCAGCCGGCCTGA
- a CDS encoding Fur family transcriptional regulator, whose protein sequence is MLRAAALSVTRPRLAVLGAVVAHPHADTESVIGAVREVLPKVSHQAVYDSLRALTAAGLLRRIQPSGSVARYESRIGDNHHHVVCRSCGAIADVDCAVGEAPCLTASEDHGYLIDEAEVVYWGLCPDCTTAHSS, encoded by the coding sequence ATGCTGCGCGCGGCCGCCCTGAGCGTGACCCGCCCGCGGCTGGCTGTGCTGGGCGCGGTCGTCGCGCACCCGCACGCCGACACGGAGTCGGTCATCGGCGCCGTGCGCGAGGTACTTCCGAAGGTGTCCCACCAGGCCGTCTACGACTCGCTGCGCGCGCTGACGGCGGCGGGCCTGCTGCGGCGCATCCAGCCGTCCGGTTCCGTGGCCCGCTACGAGTCGCGGATCGGGGACAACCACCACCACGTCGTCTGCCGCTCCTGCGGGGCCATCGCCGACGTCGACTGCGCCGTCGGTGAGGCGCCCTGCCTGACGGCCTCCGAAGACCACGGCTACCTGATCGACGAGGCCGAGGTCGTCTACTGGGGCCTCTGCCCCGACTGCACAACCGCACACAGTTCCTGA
- a CDS encoding DUF305 domain-containing protein, with the protein MRRGLTTSGSLALVAACVVLLAVQCGAGGGPPSPVPVRARGGTGFNSTDVMFLQMMVPHQGQGVRLARIARGRPVRPEVATLAAAIETTQLAEIRDMAGRLRAWHRPPTADPHSHEHDLHGGMPATTDAELKALARTPPDRFERAFLDLLIAHQDDAVQLARLETGGGEDAWTRRLARRVDGSRSAEIGQMLTLLGSPTPKNHPQK; encoded by the coding sequence ATGAGGCGCGGCCTGACGACGTCCGGCTCGCTGGCACTGGTAGCCGCGTGCGTCGTCCTGCTCGCGGTCCAGTGCGGGGCCGGCGGCGGTCCGCCGTCGCCGGTCCCCGTGCGGGCGCGCGGCGGGACCGGGTTCAACTCCACCGACGTCATGTTCCTGCAGATGATGGTCCCGCATCAGGGCCAGGGCGTGAGGCTCGCCCGGATCGCCCGCGGGCGTCCCGTCCGTCCCGAGGTCGCGACGCTGGCCGCGGCGATCGAGACGACGCAACTCGCCGAGATCAGGGACATGGCGGGAAGGCTGCGGGCCTGGCACCGGCCGCCGACGGCGGACCCGCACTCCCACGAGCACGACCTGCACGGCGGAATGCCCGCGACCACCGACGCCGAGCTGAAGGCGCTGGCGAGGACGCCGCCGGACCGGTTCGAGCGCGCGTTCCTCGACCTGCTGATCGCCCACCAGGACGACGCCGTCCAGCTGGCGCGGCTGGAGACCGGCGGGGGCGAGGACGCGTGGACGAGGCGGCTCGCGCGGCGCGTCGACGGCTCCCGCTCGGCCGAGATCGGCCAGATGCTGACGCTCCTCGGTTCCCCGACCCCGAAGAACCACCCCCAGAAGTAG
- the katG gene encoding catalase/peroxidase HPI → MSEKNEAAAGGGCPVAHERAPHPTQGGGNRGWWPERLNLKLLGKNPPLANPLGADFNYAEAFESLDLAAVKQDIAHVLTDSQDWWPADFGNYGPLIIRMAWHSAGTYRVSDGRGGAGAGQQRFAPLNSWPDNASLDKARRVLWPVKKKYGRKISWADLMILAGNVALETMGLKTFGFAGGRRDAWEAEEDVFWGPETAWLDDERYSGERELEKPLAAVQMGLIYVNPEGPNGNPDPVAAARDIRETFARMAMNDEETVALIAGGHTFGKTHGAAPADSIGAEPEAAPLEDMGLGWKGTHGTGKGRDSYTSGLEVTWTPTPTTWDNSFFEILFGYEWELTESPAGAKQWRPKDGAGANTVPDPEDGTLNRQPMMLTTDLSLRFDPIYEPISRRFLENPDEFADAFARAWFKLTHRDMGPVSRYVGPEIPSETLIWQDPVPAVDHELVDAQDVAELKRRLLDSGLSVAQLVTTAWASAASFRGTDKRGGANGARIRLEPQRSWEVNNPDGLRSVLRTLEQVQEAFNAGQTGGKRISIADLIVLGGCAGVEQAAKAAGYDVEVPFTPGRTDASQEETDVESFEAMEPTHDGFRNFLQKGNVLPGEFLLVDRANLLTLTPPEMTVLVGGLRVIGANYDGSSLGVLTANPGALTTDFFVNLLDMGTVWKGTGEDPMTSETFEGRDASGQLRWTGSRADLVFGANSELRAVTEVYASDDAGEKFVHDFVAAWDKVMNLDRYDLT, encoded by the coding sequence ATGTCCGAGAAGAACGAAGCCGCCGCCGGTGGCGGCTGCCCGGTCGCGCACGAGCGCGCCCCCCACCCGACCCAGGGTGGCGGCAACCGTGGCTGGTGGCCGGAACGGCTCAACCTGAAGCTGCTCGGCAAGAACCCGCCCCTGGCCAACCCGCTGGGCGCGGACTTCAACTACGCCGAGGCGTTCGAGAGCCTCGACCTCGCCGCCGTGAAGCAGGACATCGCGCACGTGCTCACGGACTCGCAGGACTGGTGGCCCGCCGACTTCGGCAACTACGGGCCGCTGATCATCCGCATGGCGTGGCACAGCGCGGGCACCTACCGCGTCAGTGACGGCCGCGGCGGCGCCGGCGCGGGGCAGCAGCGCTTCGCGCCCCTCAACAGCTGGCCGGACAACGCGAGCCTCGACAAGGCCCGCCGCGTGCTGTGGCCGGTCAAGAAGAAGTACGGCCGCAAGATCTCGTGGGCCGACCTGATGATCCTGGCCGGCAACGTGGCCCTGGAGACCATGGGCCTGAAGACCTTCGGCTTCGCCGGCGGCCGCCGGGACGCCTGGGAGGCCGAGGAGGACGTCTTCTGGGGCCCCGAGACCGCCTGGCTCGACGACGAGCGCTACAGCGGCGAGCGCGAGCTGGAGAAGCCCCTCGCCGCGGTGCAGATGGGCCTCATCTACGTCAACCCGGAGGGCCCGAACGGCAACCCGGACCCGGTCGCCGCGGCGCGCGACATCCGCGAGACGTTCGCCCGCATGGCGATGAACGACGAGGAGACCGTCGCGCTGATCGCCGGCGGCCACACCTTCGGCAAGACGCACGGCGCGGCGCCGGCCGACAGCATCGGCGCCGAGCCCGAGGCCGCCCCGCTGGAGGACATGGGCCTCGGCTGGAAGGGCACGCACGGCACCGGCAAGGGCCGCGACTCCTACACCAGCGGCCTTGAGGTCACCTGGACGCCCACGCCCACCACGTGGGACAACAGCTTCTTCGAGATCCTCTTCGGGTACGAGTGGGAGCTGACCGAGAGCCCCGCCGGGGCGAAGCAGTGGCGGCCGAAGGACGGCGCGGGGGCCAACACCGTCCCCGACCCCGAGGACGGCACGCTGAACCGCCAGCCGATGATGCTGACGACCGACCTCTCGCTGCGCTTCGACCCGATCTACGAGCCGATCTCGCGGCGCTTCCTGGAGAACCCGGACGAGTTCGCCGACGCGTTCGCCCGCGCCTGGTTCAAGCTGACCCACCGCGACATGGGCCCGGTCTCGCGGTACGTCGGTCCCGAGATCCCGTCCGAGACGCTGATCTGGCAGGACCCGGTCCCGGCGGTGGACCACGAGCTCGTCGACGCGCAGGACGTCGCGGAGCTCAAGCGCCGCCTGCTGGACTCCGGGCTGTCCGTCGCCCAGCTCGTCACCACCGCGTGGGCGTCGGCCGCCTCGTTCCGCGGCACCGACAAGCGCGGCGGCGCCAACGGCGCCCGCATCCGGCTGGAGCCGCAGCGCAGCTGGGAGGTCAACAACCCCGACGGGCTGCGGAGCGTGCTGCGCACCCTGGAGCAGGTCCAGGAGGCCTTCAACGCCGGGCAGACCGGCGGCAAGCGGATCTCCATCGCGGACCTGATCGTGCTCGGCGGGTGCGCCGGGGTCGAGCAGGCCGCCAAGGCCGCCGGGTACGACGTCGAGGTGCCCTTCACGCCGGGACGCACGGACGCCTCCCAGGAGGAGACCGACGTCGAGTCCTTCGAGGCGATGGAGCCGACGCACGACGGGTTCCGCAACTTCCTCCAGAAGGGCAACGTCCTGCCGGGCGAGTTCCTCCTGGTCGACAGGGCGAACCTGCTCACGCTGACCCCGCCGGAGATGACGGTCCTCGTCGGCGGCCTGCGCGTCATCGGGGCCAACTACGACGGCTCGTCCCTCGGCGTCCTCACCGCCAACCCGGGGGCGCTGACCACCGACTTCTTCGTGAACCTGCTCGACATGGGCACGGTGTGGAAGGGGACGGGCGAGGACCCGATGACCTCCGAGACCTTCGAGGGCCGCGACGCCTCGGGGCAGCTCAGGTGGACCGGGAGCCGCGCCGACCTCGTCTTCGGCGCCAACTCCGAGCTGCGCGCCGTCACGGAGGTCTACGCGAGCGACGACGCGGGCGAGAAGTTCGTCCACGACTTCGTCGCCGCGTGGGACAAGGTGATGAACCTCGACCGGTACGACCTCACCTGA
- a CDS encoding chitinase yields MRPRSALSVLAALLLVLALAPGAHAAGAAAATFTKPSDWGSGWEGRFTLTNGTDAAINGWRVEFDLPSGTSVGSYWDALLTKNGQRSTFQNRDYNAVVPPGGSVTFGFLGNGPGSPQNCTFNGSPCEGGPGDPPGGLGAPGTPTVTGRTDTSLTLAWQAGSGTPAGYRVYEGSVLKATVSGTAATIGGLAKCSTHGYTVKAYDDKGESPASAAVTGTTSGCATGPLPRHFLTGYWHDFVNPAQELRLSQVPDQYDLVAVAFGEATGRAGEVSFRVDPELSTALGGYTDAQFKADIAGLHAKGKKVILSVGGEKGAIRVADGASAQLFADSVSGLMTQYGFDGVDIDLENGLNPTSMEQALRALRARAGSDLIITMAPQTLDMQSTGAAYFQLALKIKDILTVVHMQYYNSGAMLGCDQKVYGQGTVDFMTALACIQLENGLRPDQVSLGLPAGPGAAGGGVVAPSAVGNALDCLAKGTGCGTFTPSRAYPDIRGAMTWSINWDVTNGGGFAGTVGPHLDTLP; encoded by the coding sequence TTGCGCCCCCGCTCTGCTCTCAGCGTCCTCGCCGCCCTGCTCCTCGTCCTCGCCCTCGCGCCCGGCGCGCACGCCGCCGGCGCGGCGGCCGCGACCTTCACCAAGCCCTCCGACTGGGGCTCGGGGTGGGAGGGACGCTTCACGCTCACCAACGGCACCGACGCCGCGATCAACGGGTGGCGGGTCGAGTTCGACCTGCCGTCCGGGACGTCCGTCGGGTCCTACTGGGACGCGCTGCTGACGAAGAACGGGCAGCGCAGCACGTTCCAGAACCGCGATTACAACGCCGTCGTCCCGCCCGGAGGGTCCGTCACGTTCGGGTTCCTCGGGAACGGTCCCGGGAGCCCGCAGAACTGCACGTTCAACGGCAGTCCCTGCGAGGGCGGGCCGGGCGATCCCCCGGGCGGGCTCGGTGCCCCCGGCACGCCCACCGTCACCGGACGGACCGACACCTCGCTGACGCTGGCCTGGCAGGCCGGAAGCGGGACGCCCGCCGGGTACCGGGTCTACGAGGGCTCGGTCCTCAAGGCGACCGTCAGCGGCACCGCCGCCACGATCGGCGGGCTCGCCAAATGCTCGACGCACGGCTACACGGTCAAGGCCTACGACGACAAGGGCGAGTCGCCCGCCAGCGCCGCCGTCACCGGCACGACCAGCGGGTGCGCGACCGGCCCGCTGCCCAGGCACTTCCTGACCGGCTACTGGCACGACTTCGTCAACCCGGCGCAGGAGCTCAGGCTCTCCCAGGTGCCGGACCAGTACGACCTGGTCGCCGTGGCCTTCGGCGAGGCTACCGGCCGGGCCGGCGAGGTCTCGTTCCGCGTCGACCCCGAGCTGTCCACGGCACTCGGCGGCTACACCGACGCCCAGTTCAAGGCCGACATCGCCGGCCTGCACGCCAAGGGCAAGAAGGTCATCCTGTCGGTCGGCGGAGAGAAGGGCGCCATCCGGGTCGCGGACGGCGCGTCCGCGCAGCTGTTCGCCGACTCGGTCTCCGGGCTGATGACCCAGTACGGGTTCGACGGCGTCGACATCGACCTGGAGAACGGCCTCAACCCGACCTCCATGGAGCAGGCGCTGCGGGCGCTGCGGGCCAGGGCCGGAAGCGACCTGATCATCACGATGGCACCGCAGACGCTCGACATGCAGTCGACCGGTGCGGCGTACTTCCAGCTCGCGCTGAAGATCAAGGACATCCTCACCGTCGTCCACATGCAGTACTACAACTCGGGCGCGATGCTCGGCTGCGACCAGAAGGTCTACGGGCAGGGGACGGTCGACTTCATGACCGCGCTCGCCTGCATCCAGCTGGAGAACGGGCTGCGCCCCGACCAGGTGTCGCTCGGGCTCCCGGCCGGGCCGGGCGCGGCGGGCGGCGGCGTCGTGGCGCCCTCGGCGGTCGGCAACGCGCTGGACTGCCTCGCCAAGGGCACCGGCTGCGGCACGTTCACGCCGTCGCGCGCCTACCCCGACATCCGCGGCGCGATGACGTGGTCCATCAACTGGGACGTCACCAACGGCGGCGGCTTCGCCGGGACCGTCGGCCCGCACCTGGACACCCTGCCCTAG
- a CDS encoding chitinase yields the protein MKRILVLAAVIAGLPAGVTAPAHAENILANAGFDSGSLSPWTCDGGSVVTSPARTGGHALAGGVSAGSTGQCTQTVNVRANTAYTLSAWVRGSYVYLGVTGGTSVWTPSAADFTKLSVTFTTGADQTSVQIYLHGWYGAGAYHADDVALDGPGGEPQPGVPGVPEDPKAGAVTDGSIALRWGASSGTVTGYRVYEGGAVKAAVTGTSTTVSGLAACSSHTFTVAAYNDLGESAKSGPVSARTGGCTDSGLPEHALVGYLHASFANGSGYVRMADVPDAWDIIDLAFGEPTSPTSGDIRFTRCPAGECANVESDEEFIAAIRAKQAQGKKVLISIGGQNGQVQLTTAAARDAFVRSVSAIIDRYGLDGLDVDFEGHSLYLNAGDTDFRNPTTPVIVNLISALKSLKAEYGADFVLTMAPETFFVQVGHQFYGGAGGGDNRTGAYLPVIDAMRDDLTVLHVQDYNSGPVMGLDGQYHTMGGADFHIAMTDMVKAGFPVAGTGRTFPGLRPDQIAVGLPAAVSAGNGHTPPAQVQQAVTCLVKGQGCGSYTLRGGTSPDLRGLMTWSINWDRYYGWEFMNSHEPFLNGLP from the coding sequence ATGAAGAGGATTTTGGTTCTGGCGGCCGTGATCGCCGGACTGCCGGCCGGGGTCACGGCCCCGGCACACGCGGAGAACATCCTGGCCAACGCCGGGTTCGACAGCGGTTCGCTCAGCCCCTGGACGTGCGACGGCGGGTCGGTCGTGACCAGCCCGGCGCGGACGGGCGGCCACGCGCTCGCGGGCGGGGTGTCGGCCGGGAGCACCGGCCAGTGCACGCAGACCGTGAACGTGAGGGCGAACACCGCCTACACGCTGTCGGCCTGGGTGCGCGGCAGCTACGTCTACCTCGGCGTGACGGGCGGAACCTCCGTGTGGACGCCGTCCGCCGCCGACTTCACCAAGCTGTCGGTGACGTTCACGACCGGCGCCGACCAGACGTCCGTGCAGATCTACCTGCACGGCTGGTACGGCGCCGGCGCCTACCACGCCGACGACGTCGCCCTCGACGGCCCCGGCGGCGAGCCCCAGCCGGGGGTGCCGGGGGTGCCCGAGGACCCGAAGGCCGGCGCCGTCACCGACGGCTCGATCGCCCTGCGCTGGGGGGCGTCGTCGGGGACGGTCACCGGCTACCGCGTCTACGAGGGCGGCGCGGTCAAGGCCGCGGTCACCGGGACGAGCACCACCGTCTCGGGCCTGGCCGCGTGCAGCTCGCACACCTTCACGGTCGCCGCCTACAACGACCTCGGCGAGTCCGCGAAGTCCGGGCCCGTCAGCGCGCGGACCGGCGGCTGCACCGACAGCGGGCTGCCCGAGCACGCGCTCGTCGGCTACCTGCACGCGAGCTTCGCCAACGGCTCCGGCTACGTGCGCATGGCGGACGTCCCGGACGCGTGGGACATCATCGACCTGGCGTTCGGCGAGCCGACGTCGCCCACCTCCGGCGACATCCGGTTCACCCGCTGCCCGGCGGGCGAGTGCGCGAACGTGGAGAGCGACGAGGAGTTCATCGCCGCGATCCGCGCGAAGCAGGCGCAGGGCAAGAAGGTGCTGATCTCGATCGGCGGCCAGAACGGGCAGGTGCAGCTCACGACGGCGGCCGCGCGGGACGCGTTCGTCCGGTCCGTCTCGGCCATCATCGACAGGTACGGGCTGGACGGCCTGGACGTCGACTTCGAGGGCCACTCGCTCTACCTGAACGCGGGCGACACCGACTTCCGCAACCCGACCACCCCGGTCATCGTCAACCTCATCTCGGCCCTGAAGTCGCTGAAGGCCGAGTACGGCGCCGATTTCGTCCTGACGATGGCGCCCGAGACGTTCTTCGTCCAGGTCGGGCACCAGTTCTACGGCGGCGCGGGCGGCGGCGACAACCGGACGGGCGCGTACCTGCCGGTGATCGACGCGATGCGGGACGACCTGACCGTCCTGCACGTCCAGGACTACAACTCCGGCCCGGTGATGGGCCTGGACGGCCAGTACCACACCATGGGCGGCGCCGACTTCCACATCGCGATGACCGACATGGTGAAGGCCGGGTTCCCGGTGGCGGGCACCGGTCGCACGTTCCCGGGGCTGCGTCCCGACCAGATCGCGGTCGGCCTGCCCGCCGCGGTCAGCGCCGGCAACGGGCACACGCCGCCCGCCCAGGTGCAGCAGGCCGTGACCTGCCTGGTCAAGGGGCAGGGCTGCGGCTCCTACACGCTGCGCGGCGGGACGTCCCCCGACCTGCGCGGGCTGATGACGTGGTCGATCAACTGGGACCGCTACTACGGCTGGGAGTTCATGAACAGCCACGAGCCCTTCCTGAACGGCCTCCCCTGA
- a CDS encoding glycosyl hydrolase family 18 protein, with the protein MRRSTGILLTFVVVAALAVAPARAADRLTAAFSLSGTTGKYVVGNPGSADVSGWKLVFGLPAGVTASNPQNAALAQNGTKVTLTPAFYINTVKAGGSTEPYSPTFTLSSAAQPTSCTLNGANCDGTGEPPPAPAGVTAEYTVSGSQAKVVVANHTGAPISNWSVVFDLPAGVTASNAGNGTVGQSGTTVTLTPVHYNSTIGAGRTTEPYSPTFTVSTSGAEPTSCRVNDVNCDGTPDVPPSAPGGLKSTVKTTKTVSLAWDAAKPGSLPVTAYEVYTGSTLASTVPETNATVTGLTPNTEYTFTVKARDRKGNLSPAGGPITVRTNDPAADTQAPTVPSGLHSTGKDSSGVKLAWTASTDNTGVANYDVLVDGKVATTVAGTSATVAGLSPSTEYAFAVRARDLYDNMSAASAAVKVKTDDVVADGYARVGYFVQWGIYGRQYFVKNLDTTGNAARLTHINYAFANVDPVNLTCLQGVTKGTTSDPQDPGQGDGAGDAEADYGRPFSAAQSVDGVADTGWEKLRGNYNQLKKLKAKYPKLKVLISIGGWTYSKYFSDVAKTDASRKKFAASCIDTYIKGNLPDYNGAGGPGTAAGIFDGIDLDWEWPGAEGHAGNHVGPDDKHNNTLLIAEFRRQLDELTRSTGKRYLLSAFTPADPAKIDAGWELAEVAKSMDIFNVQGYDFHGAGSDNSWEPNRTGHQGNLYTDPDDPYSFHFSVENAVKPYLDAGVDPRKLTLGLAYYGRGWQNVTDGGKSGEWQDAKGAAPGQFQEEAGTRGYGNLIAGVPNCRIVHDEQAVATSCYTGDNGQWWTFDDAWSIQKKTAWLRSKNLLGAMIWEMSGDPGVLTKALDDGLK; encoded by the coding sequence ATGCGCAGATCAACCGGAATCCTTCTGACCTTCGTGGTCGTGGCGGCGCTGGCCGTCGCGCCCGCGCGGGCGGCCGACAGGCTGACGGCGGCCTTCAGCCTGTCCGGCACGACCGGCAAGTACGTGGTCGGCAACCCCGGGTCCGCCGACGTCAGCGGCTGGAAGCTCGTGTTCGGGCTGCCCGCCGGGGTGACGGCGAGCAACCCGCAGAACGCCGCGCTGGCGCAGAACGGCACGAAGGTGACGCTCACCCCGGCGTTCTACATCAACACGGTCAAGGCGGGCGGGAGCACCGAGCCCTACAGCCCGACGTTCACGCTCAGCTCCGCCGCCCAGCCGACGAGCTGCACGCTGAACGGCGCGAACTGCGACGGGACGGGTGAGCCCCCGCCCGCGCCCGCGGGCGTCACCGCGGAGTACACGGTCAGCGGGTCCCAGGCCAAGGTCGTCGTCGCGAACCACACCGGCGCGCCGATCAGCAACTGGTCCGTCGTCTTCGACCTCCCGGCCGGCGTGACCGCGAGCAACGCCGGCAACGGGACGGTCGGCCAGAGCGGCACCACGGTCACCCTCACCCCCGTCCACTACAACTCCACGATCGGAGCCGGGCGGACGACCGAGCCCTACAGCCCGACGTTCACCGTCAGCACGTCCGGCGCCGAGCCGACGAGCTGCCGCGTCAACGACGTCAACTGCGACGGGACCCCCGACGTGCCGCCGAGCGCGCCCGGCGGCCTGAAGTCCACGGTCAAGACCACCAAGACCGTCTCGCTGGCCTGGGACGCGGCGAAGCCCGGGAGCCTGCCGGTCACCGCGTACGAGGTCTACACCGGGTCGACGCTCGCGAGCACCGTCCCCGAGACGAACGCCACGGTCACCGGCCTCACCCCGAACACCGAGTACACGTTCACGGTGAAGGCCCGCGACCGGAAGGGGAACCTGTCCCCCGCCGGGGGGCCCATCACCGTCAGGACCAACGACCCGGCCGCCGACACGCAGGCGCCGACCGTCCCGTCCGGGCTGCACAGCACCGGCAAGGACTCCTCCGGCGTGAAGCTCGCGTGGACGGCCTCGACCGACAACACCGGCGTCGCGAACTACGACGTGCTGGTGGACGGGAAGGTCGCCACGACCGTGGCCGGCACGAGCGCCACGGTCGCGGGCCTGTCGCCGTCCACCGAGTACGCGTTCGCCGTCCGGGCGCGCGACCTGTACGACAACATGTCGGCGGCGAGCGCGGCGGTGAAGGTGAAGACCGACGACGTGGTCGCAGACGGCTACGCGCGCGTCGGCTACTTCGTCCAGTGGGGCATCTACGGCCGCCAGTACTTCGTGAAGAACCTGGACACCACCGGCAACGCCGCCCGCCTCACCCACATCAACTACGCGTTCGCGAACGTCGACCCGGTCAACCTGACATGCCTGCAGGGCGTGACGAAGGGCACCACGTCCGACCCGCAGGACCCGGGCCAGGGCGACGGAGCGGGCGACGCCGAGGCCGACTACGGGCGCCCGTTCAGCGCCGCGCAGTCGGTGGACGGCGTGGCCGACACGGGCTGGGAGAAGCTGCGCGGCAACTACAACCAGCTGAAGAAGCTCAAGGCCAAGTACCCGAAGCTGAAGGTGCTGATCTCGATCGGCGGCTGGACGTACTCCAAGTACTTCTCCGACGTCGCTAAGACCGACGCGTCCCGCAAGAAGTTCGCCGCGTCCTGCATCGACACCTACATCAAGGGCAACCTGCCCGACTACAACGGCGCGGGCGGGCCGGGCACGGCCGCCGGGATCTTCGACGGCATCGACCTCGACTGGGAGTGGCCGGGCGCCGAGGGCCACGCCGGCAACCACGTCGGCCCGGACGACAAGCACAACAACACGCTGCTCATCGCCGAGTTCCGCCGCCAGCTCGACGAGCTGACCAGGTCGACCGGCAAGCGGTACCTGCTGTCGGCGTTCACCCCCGCCGACCCGGCGAAGATCGACGCAGGCTGGGAACTGGCGGAGGTCGCCAAGTCCATGGACATCTTCAACGTCCAGGGCTACGACTTCCACGGCGCCGGCAGCGACAACTCCTGGGAGCCCAACAGGACGGGCCACCAGGGCAACCTCTACACCGACCCCGACGACCCGTACTCGTTCCACTTCAGCGTCGAGAACGCGGTCAAGCCGTACCTGGACGCCGGGGTCGACCCGCGCAAGCTGACGCTCGGCCTCGCCTACTACGGCCGCGGCTGGCAGAACGTGACCGACGGCGGCAAGAGCGGCGAATGGCAGGACGCCAAGGGCGCGGCGCCCGGCCAGTTCCAAGAGGAGGCCGGAACGCGCGGCTACGGCAACCTGATCGCGGGCGTGCCCAACTGCAGGATCGTCCACGACGAGCAGGCGGTGGCGACGTCCTGCTACACCGGCGACAACGGCCAGTGGTGGACCTTCGACGACGCCTGGTCCATCCAGAAGAAGACCGCCTGGCTGCGGAGCAAGAACCTGCTCGGCGCCATGATCTGGGAGATGTCCGGCGATCCGGGCGTCCTGACCAAGGCCCTCGACGACGGCCTGAAATGA